The following DNA comes from Oreochromis niloticus isolate F11D_XX linkage group LG23, O_niloticus_UMD_NMBU, whole genome shotgun sequence.
TTACTTTTCATGCTGAGGAAAAGATAACTGTCCCACGTGTTCACCGCAGCACTTAAAGCGGAAATACAAAGTcaagtttcttttctttgttttttgttttaagtaaCACAAGTTTGGACGTTTCTGACAGCACTGGGACGAACGCTTTGCTGTTCTTTTTATAAGTCCATCTTCTACAAAGACTCGTCTGACACGATGCACTGGCTGTCTCATTCAAAATTCGCAACACTGACAGGCTAATGGGTAATTTGAAAGAAAAAGGGGCCAGGTGGTGGGTGTATTACGAGATGCACACATTTGCAAAGCAATGTTCTCTCTGACAACAGACTATTACATGTAATCATTCCCACACCTAATAGCACTACTTACTCTTTGCTGAAGAGAGGTAAGTAACACATTCTCCCACTCAAAACACCTGTGGTTCTGATTGAGGTGCTGTGATTGAAACCAACCACTTTCACCGAGCTGCTTCTGCAGTCTTCAAATAATTCAAAGCACTGTCACACGATACGATTCAATTTACAAACAACTGCTTTTCTACCCCCAGCCAAACCAACTGAGGTACTTCAGTAATAACTTTATGACACGGTAGTAACAGCCTTCAATTTAAAGGCGCTTCAGTAAAAatttggtggaaaactcaaagaaaacaagctcaacataaaaggtttttttctcAGCAGGCGAGGTGCAGGCAACACTAATAACGGTAACGATAAATATTTTCTGTTAAGTTTCCTCAGTTAGCACACGCAATAACAAGACCGAAACTCTAACAGTTGCACGTAAACCAACTTCTAATTGCTGAGACTTGGCCAAATGCTTTCCATGAAGGTCTGTGGTTCAAACTCAACACGAGATCGTAGCACCAAGATGTTTGAACGTTTAATTTTCTGCATGCATCTATGGCATTTACAGAGGTTTTAGACTTTAACTAGACCTAATGATTTACTCCTTAGGACATCCATACAAAACATTACAGTACGTAAGACCGTGGCTTAAGCAACTTCTCAAAAgtataaatattttaagaacTAAACTGCTGGAGCATTTTTTGCAACACGAGCtagaaaaacatgtttgctGCCCAGCACCAAAATGTGATATGCCAAGCAGCACACCTCACACCTgggtatgttttgttttttttgtgtatgtAGAAGTTACCTGTGTGGAATGGACAGGCCTCCATCCACAGCCCCCTTCAGGGCACCGAACACCTTGTTGCCTGTGGTGGTTCTAGCAAGCCCAGCATCCAGGTAGCAGGTGAAAGCGCCTGGCTGACCATCAATGCTCTCCACGTTGAACTCGTCACCTGTCACCTCAACCTGGCCTTCGTACACCTTATCCAGGCCAAACTTGTTCAGGAGCTGTGCACAGAAAATGTCATTTAAGAGATTTAACAGTTGGATATTTCTGGATCAGCAGTCAAGAAGCTTTATTCTGGTTTCCAAGAGTTTATCTATACAAATCTGCGCCGATTTCAGCAAATCTTTAGGAGGCTGACATCTGCTTAAACATTCTCTAAAATTTCAGGTCAATTTAAATCTCCTGGAACAGGTTTAATACATACTCTGCGGGCCAGCAGCAGACCAGTGCAGTAGGCTGCGGCGTAGTTTGTCAAGCCCACAGTGACTCCATACTTTGGCAGCTCGTGTGAGTAGGCAGCACACACGATCATATCACCCTCAATCTTGGCATAGGCGATCTGCAACACAAGCGCAAGGAAATGAATTcacaggaggagaaaaaactTGGTGTATTTATACTCTGGACTTTAAAGCAGCTCAGAATGATGCTGCTGCACATCACAATGATTTAATGGCAACTAATTTTAAACGTTTTATAGATTTAGCTAGATTTGGTTATTAGACTATTGCAGCTAACAAAAGAGAAACCGACTTGGTAATAAAATAAACCTGATCTCTAGAGATGAAAGTAAGTGAATTTCGgggtgtgtgcttttttttttttttttttcttgtgacatttaATTTTGATCTGCTTGAGCAAGCCAGACTTACTGCTGTCATAGTTATACCAGCACCAACTTGAATTAGCTTAAGTCTGCAATGCTCTGTTCATCAAAAACTACTGTGCTGTACTTGTGAAGTACGCATATGCACAGCTTTTTACCCTTGAATTAAGATGGGCATGAAGGATATGAGCTGTCTGAAAGCTTGTTAAAATGATCTGCAAGCTGGCTACTACCAAGCAAACATGGCTGAAACAGTAGAACCATTTTCCCAATCAAAACTTCCTGCATTATGAAGGCAAGGATGTTAAGGTTCTTAACAGCAACCCAGCTGTTTCTGACAAATTAAGCAATTCTAATCattgatgcaatgaagaaacgaAATTGATGTGTCATTctgtaaaaatacatttgactGACACAACATTTTTAACGTATTTAACCTATCTGGAGTGCTGAATGgacaaactttggacaaacagagacatttcagggattttgagtcattctgcgcTCCAAATGGGTTAATAgcgttaaaaattttaatcgcGTTAATCGTGATGACGGATTAATCCGCGTTAACACATCAACTTTGACAGCCCGGCAAATTATTAAAGTCAACGTCACAAACACCTACTACCATTAAGatgttattaaaaatataaacatcaCTTCTCTGCCCCCGATATCAGCATTATAAATGATTAACAAGTGGTTTGGTGGATCTGTCAGCTGATTTGGGTAAAAAGTGGATCTCAGAGTGAGGTACAGAGGAACACCAACAGCATATACTTTGAGATTCTTACTCTCCTCTTCATTGGAACATTTTGCTCAAACagataaaattataaaaattcTTGAATCCAAATTTTATCTGGCTAGAAAGCCTAACTATTATACATGACAACTTTAATTCTCGGACCCTTTTTCAGCCAAATGTTGTAGTGTCTGACAGATATCTTGACCTCCTGCAGTTATAATTGTGCACATGCAACAAACGCTTACCTGGCAGATGATGTCCCTGTTGGAGAAGCGGACGATCATCCGGTACTTGGGTGTGTTGTACTTATTCTTGTCTTGAACGACCAGGCGCTTGCGAGCAAAGAAGTCAGTCTTGCCCTCTGTCAGACACAGAAATCATCAGTTACTAACAGAATGATAGCCACAATATGCCAAACATGAGATGACTGGGAGCGTCACGGGTATGGGttacctctcctcctcctgaatTTGACCTGGTACCTCTTAAAGTAGGCCTTGTTCTTCACCACTTTAacaaaaccctgaaaaacagaAGTACCAACTTAACAGCAAGTTCAAAAACTAAGACACATCTCAACTCCTCAGTGAGACACTTGGAGATTGGTTTATAATGCTGCTAGGAGCTGGACTGTCACTGTCAGACAGAAAAATTACAGTCTGTTAACATCAGCTAGCCGACCCAATGAAAATCAACGGGAGGAGTTAGCATAACTGCTAAGTAGGGCAGTGGCTGAGCTAAAGGACCAAACGTAgttataaaaacagaaattaagAGGACGTGATCTTAAGGACCTACTGGTCACACATCAATGTAAACAATTAAACATTTTACAGACAACAGGAAGCGGTAACTTTGTGAAGGCAGCAGGTAGGCCACGTTTAAGCAGACCAGGGTAGGCATTGGCAAGACTGAATCTATCTTCATCTGAACACCAGCAATGTGTTTTCAAACATCTGACACCACACAGCACAAGATGTACGTCTAATGTATACATATAGGCACATATGTGGACAGATTACAAACCATTTTGCAGTCTTTTTGTCTCCTTATGAAGGAGCCCGGAGCCAAAGACTGGGGCTTGACTCCGCTGCACTGGAAAAAGGAAGATCATCGTGCGCACGCTCAGTAAGTACCGCGTCACAGGATGAGCCATGCCGCTTTGAAGCCTTGGATTCACAACACTGCCTCCTAGAGAGCTGGGGAAGCTATTTACCCGATTATGTGcttggttttgtgtgtgtgtgtgtgtgtgtgtgtgtgtgtgtgtgtgtgtttagtttttttgtttttcttgttttggtgttttaacATTCCCGTGTAAAATCATTTAGATTACATCAAATTTCCAACCTCATCCCCTCAGAATCAGCTGGTCTTTTCCGCTCCTATCTCAGCCTGTTGTAGGCAGAAAGCGGTGGGTAAGTCTCGACAAACGCTTGTTTCATGAAACACGTCACCAAAGTTGAGGTGTATGTCAAGTTTGCAGCTGCATTCCACTTAGCTCCTCCAGTTTCAGACTCTTTGTGCATAGCCACTGACACACCCTGTCATGGATAATGAATAGAGTCCTTTTCAAGTGTAGTTAACCTGCAAGATGTAATCTCTGCTGTGGAAAAGCTCTGTTGCTTAAAGTTTAATTTATCTACTTAGGGAAACTTCACACACCTGTGTTAAACTATAAATGCATTTTCTCTTATATTATTTCTCCATCTTCAGCAGGACATAATTCGGTTCCTAAGGTTTAATTAACTACAATATAATTTAGTTTGGTGTTGTTGTTACAcgctaaaaaagaaaactaaaaatacatttttattgtgttgAGTCTACAGTAGCAGACTTAAATATAAAGCTCATATTTAGGTTGAAGGAGCTTTAGAACTTTAACTCTTTCCCCTGCGGACTACAGGTCTGCTtccagaacaaaacaaaaacgttaTCAGCTTATCAGTGATACCTTTGAAAACCCCAGAACTCATtctataatatatatacatatagtaTATTTACTACAAACCACTTAGCTCTTGTTTTACCTTCTGTACAAGTGTGAAGAATCCAATTTGGACAAGCgattcattttttaatatatgtaaAGAAACAGTTATGACTGGTTAGTCAGAATAATCCACAGACACAAACGTGACCCCTTTTTCAACCTGTTGCAAATAAAGTGAAAGTGGAGTGTCTCAGTAATGTTCccagacaggaaacacactgTTGAAACTTAGTGTCAGTTTTCAGTTCACAGATGCACCTAAAAACAGTAAGTGGTGTTTTATATTATAGCATATCTGTTAGTTCGTGATTTATTGATGTAGACAGGGAAACTCACACAGACAAAATAGTAAGATATAGAGTGGCACTAGGTTCTGTACCAGGACCAatacttttcacatttttcatgcTTCCAGACATGGCCAGCACTTGGTGTCTCAGGAGGGCAATGCTGTCCCACCCTGGACAGCTCCTGTTCAACCTCATGCCCTCTGGTAGGAGGTATAGGTGTTTAAAGTCACCTTTTTTTCCCTAAGCCATCAGAACATTGAACAATAAGGCCAGTGATTGGACATAGTGAGCCTCACTCACCACCCCCTACCTGTTAATATTCAGTACAATTTTCACACAAACACCAGCATAAACATGGCACAGTATACAATAACACCCACAACATGGCTGTTGCAAAAATAAAGGAATCTTTACCTTTATCTTTACAGCACTGTAACCTGACTGAGCCATTGATACAAGTCATGATGGATCCTTTTTTCATGATGTTTGCACCCAATTTATGTCGCAGCTGAAATCAATGCTGATCAGATCAATAGCACTGTGAGATGCTGCACTGATTGATTTGGTATCAATCAGATATCAAGTAAATAGAGGGTCAGTGTTGCCGATACCATACCTTTAACTAATAAAAgcatgatttttattttccacattaattagttaacacaataaaacacacttttcagcttttcatgtatttgGAAACTGGGTTTTTTGAAGACGtggaatgtaaatgtgtctGTCTTTAAAGtactatatttatttatagcatTATcaactataaataaaatagatgtgacagtcaacacaaaagGTTCAGACAGATTTCATAGTGCCATTGAGCTATATTTTTTGTTTCcaaagaaaataatttatttaacataattcactgggctacatactgaactCAGAGGGTAGAAACAACATATCGATTTCATCACAGTAGTATCAACTGGACACCAGTACACGAGTCCACTTCTACAGACCAGACAACAATTTCCCAGTCATCTGTTCTCCAGTTTTGGTAAGCCCATGCTGACCGTAGCCTCAGTATCCTGTTCGTAGCTGACAGGAGtagcacctggtgtggtcttctgctgctgtagctcctCTGCTGCAAGgtttagagatgctcttctgaatactttggttgtaacaagtcgtcatttcagttattgttgccttcctgtcagctcaaagcagtctggccattctcttctgacctctggcatcaacaaagcattttttaccagagaactgccactcactggattttttttttttccagaccaTTATCTGTAAACCTTAGATAATCCCAGTAGATcggcagtttctgaaatactcagaccagtctATCTGGCACCCACAAAtatgccatgttcaaagtcacttaaataactTTTCTTTCCTATTGTGATGCTCGCTTttcattaatgagcagttgatgATGTGttactaataaagttgtgggtGAGCatataaaatagaaaataaagacCTCATTGCATCCCATTAGAGTAGATCTCTCTCTGAGTGCAGGCACATTTGTGGTTCCAAAGCAGAAACTGAGTCATAGACTGCATTGAGGACACTGGTCTTATGCTgcggtgctatataaatgcaactGAATTAATtggaattttttattttctctgcaaTTACGGGAATCCACCGTttaacataaaaatacattttccatGTCCTGATCTTTGACAGTGCACTTTGAGGTGTGGTACAAATCAAGATAGTACAGTAGTATGGATGTTAATCATGTCTGCATCAATAATTGAGCGATAACTGTAGACATCAGTTAGGAGTGTGTGACTGCAAACAACACAAGCAGAGTCACAGTTTGATGACGCTCCTTCTTCACAATAATTTGTCTCTTTGCTGGCTCAGCCAATATTAGCACAAAACATTATAAAGATCTATTTATAAAAAGCCAGGCAACTTTCTCATCTATTTTAAGGTCTCTGTGACTCAACTGTTTCGTCATAATCTACCTCAATAATGTGCGTTACAATTTGGGTGTGCAGCCAGAAGTATGTAAATATTTATGGTTGACGGGCTGAGATGTGATTGTTGACAGTGTCTCAGAGTTAGAAGCCTACATTCACTGTGGTGTTGCCAAGTGTCAACTACAGTTCGAGTTGCTTTTCAGACACTGTCATGGAGGAAGGAGTGTCCGGCTTGTCAACAAAAGAAATGCGTCACTGCTCTCATGTGAAACCTGAAAAGTAGGTTTCATGAGTGCGTGGTATGTGATTCTAGGTAGTCAGTCGAGTCATATTTTTACCGGAGCAAGTGATTGCTGCATTATGAGCTACATATAGCTACTGAAGGCACTTTGATTGAGGTGTCATATTATAGATATTTTTCAAATTAATATTTCCTGATACGTTAAAGTAGTTTTTGAAGGTTTACACCAGAGTTTTTTCTGGACTTGTTTAtggtgtttttctgctttttcaatGAAGATAAGATTCCTTAACTGAAATTTATAAAGACCAAAGTGTTTGTACCTCCAGGTTTCATCTAACACAGGTATTTTTCTCTCAGCaatgaatttcaggtaagaagatTAGGtaagcattaaaacatttgtgtggagctcttttctttgacttgaagaTTTTACATTGTATGGACACACTGGTTGCAAATTAGAGCTGTTGAAAAACAGTCATGACATGAGGTGATATCTGTCGTATCGTTGGCAAAAAGACAAATAAGCCTAATttgaatggtgtgaatggttcgCTTTTTTATATCCTGTTCCCTGAATGCTTTGTGTATTCTGTAGCGTGTTATGACACTTTGGAGCTAaatttaaataatgaaaaaaggcATAATTATTTGAAAAGTACTTGGACAAACCTAATACAGGCTTATAATTTTGATTCCTTTCAAAGATATTTCATATGTATCTGCTTCTGTCTTTGATAACAGGATTCTTTACGTATTTTGTTTCTTAAAATGTCTTatccatatatattttttaaacaggtTACAActtctcactcactctctctcactcttaGTTTATTAAAATTGTTAATGAAACTTAATTAATTCACTAACCAGCTTTTGAACAAGATATTTAACATAATGTGAAAAACCTGTCCTGGCAAGCAGGTTTAAGGTGTC
Coding sequences within:
- the rpl5b gene encoding 60S ribosomal protein L5b, which encodes MGFVKVVKNKAYFKRYQVKFRRRREGKTDFFARKRLVVQDKNKYNTPKYRMIVRFSNRDIICQIAYAKIEGDMIVCAAYSHELPKYGVTVGLTNYAAAYCTGLLLARRLLNKFGLDKVYEGQVEVTGDEFNVESIDGQPGAFTCYLDAGLARTTTGNKVFGALKGAVDGGLSIPHSTKRFPGYDTESKEFNAEVHRKHIMGINVSEYMSYLMEEDEDAYKKQFSRFIKNGVTPDSIEEMYKKAHAAIRENPVHEKKPPKEVKKKRWNRAKLSLAQRKDRVAQKKASFLRAQEQEDAD